The following nucleotide sequence is from Pseudomonas putida S13.1.2.
AGATGCGCAGGGCACAAATGCGCATGGCTGCTAGCCGTCCTTACGCGGAGCGTATCCGCCAGGTGATCGGTCATCTGGCCAACGCCAACCCGGAATACCGCCACCCGTTCATGATCGAGCGCCCTGTAAAGCGCGCCGGTTATATCGTGGTGAGCAGTGACCGTGGTCTGTGCGGTGGCTTGAATACCAACCTGTTCAAGGCCCTGGTCAAGGACATGAGCGCAAACCGCGAACAGGGCGTGGAAATCGACCTGTGCGTGATCGGCAGCAAGGGTGCGACTTTCTTCCGCATCTTTGGCGGCAACGTCGTAGCAGCGATCAGCCACTTGGGCGAAGAGCCATCGATCAACGATCTGATCGGCTCCGTCAAAGTGATGCTGGACGCCTACCTGGACGGCCGTATCGATCGCCTCTCCGTGGTTTCGAACAAGTTCATCAACACCATGACCCAGAAGCCAACGGTCGAGCAATTGGTACCGTTGGTGGCAACCCCGGATCAGGATCTCAAGCATCACTGGGATTACCTGTACGAACCCGACGCAAAAGAGCTGCTGGACGGCTTGATGGTGCGTTACGTGGAGTCGCAGGTATACCAGGCGGTGGTCGAGAACAACGCTGCTGAACAAGCGGCCCGGATGATCGCCATGAAGAACGCCACAGACAACGCCGGTGATTTGATCAAAGAGCTTCAGTTGATCTACAACAAGGCGCGTCAGGCTGCGATCACCCAGGAGATCTCGGAAATCGTCGGCGGCGCTGCCGCGGTTTAACGGTTCAAAAATTCAGAGGATCCAGCTATGAGTAGCGGACGTATCGTTCAAATCATCGGCGCCGTCATCGACGTGGAATTCCCACGTGATGTCGTGCCGAGTGTATACAACGCGCTGAAAGTACAAGGCGCGGAAACCACCCTGGAAGTTCAGCAGCAGCTGGGCGACGGCGTGGTTCGTACCATTGCGATGGGCTCCACCGAAGGCCTGAAGCGCGGTCTGGAAGTCGTTGACTCCGGCGCTGCCATTTCCGTTCCTGTTGGTAAGGCCACCCTGGGCCGTATCATGGACGTACTGGGCAACCCGATCGACGAAGCCGGCCCGATCGGTGAAGAAGAGCGTCGCGGTATCCACCAGCCAGCGCCTTCGTTCGCTGACCAGGCAGGCGGCAACGACCTGCTGGAAACCGGCATCAAGGTTATCGACCTGGTTTGCCCGTTCGCCAAGGGTGGTAAAGTTGGTCTGTTCGGTGGTGCCGGTGTCGGCAAGACCGTAAACATGATGGAACTGATCCGTAACATCGCCATGGAACACAGCGGTTACTCCGTGTTCGCTGGTGTGGGTGAGCGTACTCGTGAGGGTAACGACTTCTACCACGAGATGAAGGACTCCAACGTTCTCGACAAAGTAGCGCTGGTCTACGGTCAGATGAACGAGCCACCAGGAAACCGTCTGCGCGTAGCGCTGACCGGCCTGACCATGGCTGAGAAATTCCGTGACGAAGGTAACGACGTTCTGCTGTTCGTCGACAACATCTATCGTTACACCCTGGCCGGTACCGAAGTATCCGCACTGCTGGGCCGTATGCCTTCGGCAGTAGGTTACCAGCCGACCCTGGCTGAAGAGATGGGCGTTCTGCAAGAGCGCATCACCTCCACCAAGGAAGGTTCGATCACCTCCGTCCAGGCCGTATACGTACCTGCGGACGACTTGACCGACCCGTCGCCAGCGACCACCTTCGCCCACTTGGACGCCACCGTCGTTCTGTCCCGTGACATCGCCTCCCTGGGTATCTACCCAGCGGTCGATCCACTGGACTCGACTTCGCGCCAGCTGGACCCGAACGTGATCGGCAACGAGCACTACGACACCGCTCGTGGCGTTCAGTATGTTCTGCAGCGCTACAAAGAGCTGAAGGACATCATTGCGATCCTGGGTATGGACGAACTGTCCGAGACCGACAAGCAACTGGTAGCCCGCGCTCGTAAGATCCAGCGCTTCCTGTCGCAGCCGTTCTTCGTGGCCGAAGTCTTCACCGGTTCGCCAGGCAAGTACGTTTCCCTGAAAGACACCATCGCTGGCTTCAGCGGCATCCTCAAAGGTGACTACGACCACCTGCCAGAACAAGCGTTCTACATGGTCGGCAGCATCGACGAAGCGATCGAGAAAGCCAAGAAACTGTAATTCCTGCGCCCCGCAAGGGGCGCTATCAGGTTGAGGCAAGCAGATGGCTATGACAGTCCATTGCGATATCGTCAGCGCGGAAGGAGAAATTTTCTCCGGTCTGGTCGAGATGGTGGTTGCGCACGGTAACCTGGGTGATCTTGGTATCGCTCCAGGCCACGCGCCGCTGATCACCAATCTGAAGCCAGGTCCGATTACGCTGACCAAGCAGGGTGGCGCCCAAGAGGTGTTCTACATCTCTGGTGGTTTCCTCGAGGTTCAGCCGAACATGGTCAAGGTGCTTGCCGATACCGTGCAACGTGCTGCAGACCTGGATGAAGCTCAGGCTCAGGAAGCCCTCAAGGCTGCCGAGAACGCCCTGAATCTGAAAGGCGCGGACTTCGACTACGGTGCCGCCGCCGCACGTCTGGCAGAGGCCGCAGCCCAGCTGCGTACCGTCCAGCAAATGCGCAAAGGCAAGTAATCGGCCCCGGCTGATGACTTCTGTTGCGATTGAGTAAAAGGGTAGCCTCGGCTACCCTTTTTCTTTTTCTGATTTCTCCCCCGGTCATTTCACTGACCGCCCAGGATTGGTAGCCAGTAATGTCACTCGATATCGTTATCCTCGCCGCCGGCCAAGGCACCCGCATGCGCTCGGCGCTGCCCAAGGTGCTGCACCCGGTAGCCGGCAACTCCATGCTCGGCCATGTTATCCACAGCGCGCGGCAACTACAGCCACAAGGTATTCACGTGGTCATTGGCCATGGTGCCGAGCTGGTACGCGAGCGCCTGGCCGCTGACGACCTGAATTTCGTCATGCAGGAAAAACAGTTGGGTACCGGCCATGCGGTTGCCCAGGCACTGCCAGCCGTCACCGCCGACACCGTGCTGGTGCTGTACGGCGATGTACCGTTGATCGAAGTGGAGACCCTGCAACGTCTGTTGGCCAAGGCCAATGACCAGCAGCTGGGCCTGCTTACGGTTACGCTCGACGACCCGACCGGCTATGGCCGCATCGTGCGTGACGAGCAAGGCCAGGTGACTGCCATCGTTGAGCACAAGGACGCCAACGACGCGCAGAAAGCGATCAAGGAAGGCAACACCGGTATTCTGGCCCTGCCAGCTGCGCGCCTGGCTGACTGGATGGGCCGCCTGTCGAACAACAACGCCCAGGGCGAGTACTACCTGACCGACGTCATCGCCATGGCGGTGGCTGACGGCCTGGTGGTGGCCACTGAACAGCCACACGACCCGATGGAAGTTCAGGGCGCCAACGATCGTCGTCAGCTGTCCGAGCTTGAGCGTCACTACCAGCTGCGTGAAGGCCGCCGCCTGATGGCCCAGGGTGTGACGCTGCGCGACCCGGCGCGCTTCGATGTACGGGGTGAAGTGACCGTTGGTCGTGATGTGCTGATCGACATCAACGTGATTCTCGAAGGCAAAGTGGTCATCGAGGACGATGTGCAGATCGGCCCAAACTGCGTCATCAAGAACACCACCCTGCGCAAAGGCGCGGTGGTCAAGGCCAACAGCCACCTCGAAGGCGCCGTGATGGGCGAGGGCAGCGATGCCGGCCCGTTCGCTCGCCTGCGCCCGGGCAGCGTGCTGGACGCCAAGGCCCATGTGGGTAACTTCGTCGAACTTAAAAACGCCCACCTGGGTGAAGGCGCCAAGGCCGGTCACCTCACCTACCTGGGCGATGCTGAAATCGGTGCACGCACCAATATCGGCGCCGGTACCATCACCT
It contains:
- the atpG gene encoding F0F1 ATP synthase subunit gamma; its protein translation is MAGAKEIRSKIASIKSTQKITSAMEKVAVSKMRRAQMRMAASRPYAERIRQVIGHLANANPEYRHPFMIERPVKRAGYIVVSSDRGLCGGLNTNLFKALVKDMSANREQGVEIDLCVIGSKGATFFRIFGGNVVAAISHLGEEPSINDLIGSVKVMLDAYLDGRIDRLSVVSNKFINTMTQKPTVEQLVPLVATPDQDLKHHWDYLYEPDAKELLDGLMVRYVESQVYQAVVENNAAEQAARMIAMKNATDNAGDLIKELQLIYNKARQAAITQEISEIVGGAAAV
- the atpD gene encoding F0F1 ATP synthase subunit beta: MSSGRIVQIIGAVIDVEFPRDVVPSVYNALKVQGAETTLEVQQQLGDGVVRTIAMGSTEGLKRGLEVVDSGAAISVPVGKATLGRIMDVLGNPIDEAGPIGEEERRGIHQPAPSFADQAGGNDLLETGIKVIDLVCPFAKGGKVGLFGGAGVGKTVNMMELIRNIAMEHSGYSVFAGVGERTREGNDFYHEMKDSNVLDKVALVYGQMNEPPGNRLRVALTGLTMAEKFRDEGNDVLLFVDNIYRYTLAGTEVSALLGRMPSAVGYQPTLAEEMGVLQERITSTKEGSITSVQAVYVPADDLTDPSPATTFAHLDATVVLSRDIASLGIYPAVDPLDSTSRQLDPNVIGNEHYDTARGVQYVLQRYKELKDIIAILGMDELSETDKQLVARARKIQRFLSQPFFVAEVFTGSPGKYVSLKDTIAGFSGILKGDYDHLPEQAFYMVGSIDEAIEKAKKL
- a CDS encoding F0F1 ATP synthase subunit epsilon; its protein translation is MAMTVHCDIVSAEGEIFSGLVEMVVAHGNLGDLGIAPGHAPLITNLKPGPITLTKQGGAQEVFYISGGFLEVQPNMVKVLADTVQRAADLDEAQAQEALKAAENALNLKGADFDYGAAAARLAEAAAQLRTVQQMRKGK
- the glmU gene encoding bifunctional UDP-N-acetylglucosamine diphosphorylase/glucosamine-1-phosphate N-acetyltransferase GlmU; this encodes MSLDIVILAAGQGTRMRSALPKVLHPVAGNSMLGHVIHSARQLQPQGIHVVIGHGAELVRERLAADDLNFVMQEKQLGTGHAVAQALPAVTADTVLVLYGDVPLIEVETLQRLLAKANDQQLGLLTVTLDDPTGYGRIVRDEQGQVTAIVEHKDANDAQKAIKEGNTGILALPAARLADWMGRLSNNNAQGEYYLTDVIAMAVADGLVVATEQPHDPMEVQGANDRRQLSELERHYQLREGRRLMAQGVTLRDPARFDVRGEVTVGRDVLIDINVILEGKVVIEDDVQIGPNCVIKNTTLRKGAVVKANSHLEGAVMGEGSDAGPFARLRPGSVLDAKAHVGNFVELKNAHLGEGAKAGHLTYLGDAEIGARTNIGAGTITCNYDGANKFKTVMGEDVFIGSNNSLVAPVEIKAGATTAAGSTITQAVEAGDLAVGRARQRNISGWKRPEKIKKS